In Brassica oleracea var. oleracea cultivar TO1000 unplaced genomic scaffold, BOL UnpScaffold00932, whole genome shotgun sequence, one genomic interval encodes:
- the LOC106320466 gene encoding uncharacterized protein LOC106320466 isoform X2 translates to MSGFKLQKSVLQLSVHEERIRKKVWATVSKFSGVTSIAMDDKTGKMTVVGEVDVPVIVKKLRKICNAELVTVEVVKPPEKKPEPEKPTPVTHFSYPYQYHSSYANSYYQPCDNYRVVVEEPNTCVIMLHFILVYGTINFDGRMYFWVTVI, encoded by the exons ATGTCTGGTTTCAAATTACAGAAATCTGTGTTGCAATTGAGTGTTCACGAGGAAAGAATCAGGAAGAAAGTGTGGGCGACCGTTTCTAAATTTTCag gGGTTACTTCGATAGCAATGGATGATAAAACCGGGAAAATGACGGTAGTTGGTGAAGTTGATGTACCGGTTATCGTAAAGAAGCTAAGGAAGATATGTAATGCAGAGCTTGTTACGGTTGAAGTTGTTAAACCACCTGAGAAAAAGCCAGAACCAGAGAAACCGAC TCCTGTTACGCATTTTAGCTACCCGTACCAATATCATTCGTCCTATGCTAATTCTTACTATCAACCATGCGATAATTACAGAGTTGTGGTGGAGGAACCAAATACTTGTGTGATTATGTTACACTTCATTTTAGTCTATGGAACTATTAATTTTGAtggaagaatgtatttttgggTTACTGTGATATAA
- the LOC106320466 gene encoding uncharacterized protein LOC106320466 isoform X1, translated as MSGFKLQKSVLQLSVHEERIRKKVWATVSKFSGVTSIAMDDKTGKMTVVGEVDVPVIVKKLRKICNAELVTVEVVKPPEKKPEPEKPTPAKSAEIVAFPVTHFSYPYQYHSSYANSYYQPCDNYRVVVEEPNTCVIMLHFILVYGTINFDGRMYFWVTVI; from the exons ATGTCTGGTTTCAAATTACAGAAATCTGTGTTGCAATTGAGTGTTCACGAGGAAAGAATCAGGAAGAAAGTGTGGGCGACCGTTTCTAAATTTTCag gGGTTACTTCGATAGCAATGGATGATAAAACCGGGAAAATGACGGTAGTTGGTGAAGTTGATGTACCGGTTATCGTAAAGAAGCTAAGGAAGATATGTAATGCAGAGCTTGTTACGGTTGAAGTTGTTAAACCACCTGAGAAAAAGCCAGAACCAGAGAAACCGACTCCAGCTAAATCGGCCGAAATTGTTGCCTTTCCTGTTACGCATTTTAGCTACCCGTACCAATATCATTCGTCCTATGCTAATTCTTACTATCAACCATGCGATAATTACAGAGTTGTGGTGGAGGAACCAAATACTTGTGTGATTATGTTACACTTCATTTTAGTCTATGGAACTATTAATTTTGAtggaagaatgtatttttgggTTACTGTGATATAA